The genomic segment GCTTGATCCGGTGATCGGGGGAAGCTACCTCACGGGATTCGATTGCGCGCGGTTTACTGACGCACCACTAATGAGCAAAACAGCGAGAACAGACCAGGCGGAATATTTCTGTCGCAATATGTTTCTCCTTGGGAACGATAAGAATAGGGCATCCAGGCAAGCGCCGTCCCAGCCCATCCGCAACCGCCGCCATCCAGCGCGACCAGGCAACGAACCTTGGATTGGCGCTTTTGTAAACAAGGGCACGACTTCAGTCGGGCCGACAAGGCAGGATGAAAAGTATGGTGGCTTTTTCAGCCCCTGCTACTCCACTCCGGCCCAACATCTGACCTCAGCTCGGGAACGCGTACATGGTGCCTGCGCGGTGATCGATCACGCGCCTGTCGGCTCGTTGTCCTCGGCATCCACCCACTCTGCGCCACATGCTTCGCAGTGCCATGCCGCCTCGCGCGGCGGCACGGGAACCGACAGGACGTAGAGCGCCACAAGTGACCGACCGCTTTCTGTCCCGCCGCCCAGTGTGATCTCAGCCGATCCGCACTTTGGGCAGGTCGGCTGCACATATGTTTCTTCCTCGCCATACGTGATTGTTGCCGGAACTTCCTGATCCAGAATCTCCAGTGCAGCCGCTTCGTCCTGTTCATCCACCTGCAATCGCATGCCGCCGACTGAGTTGGATAGGAACCAGTTCATCCGCACAATATGCTCGTCTGCAATCCAGGCCGAAATACCCGCGGATTCCAGCAGCGAACGCCCCACCATTGCCTCCGTCAGGTCACGATAACGCCGCACCGTCACCAGGTGACGGAACTCCGGTTCCTCCGGGTCTTGCACCAGCGGCGGCTCGAGCCCGCGTCGCGCAAACTCCGCACGTAATGCGGCCTGTGCAGTCTCGAGCAAACCATCGTAGGAGTGGGCCAGCTCCATGAGTTCCGTTTCACTCATCTGTGCGTATTGCGCTGCTAGTTCTTCAGGGCTGGGTGTCATGCACGGAATCCTAACAGGAATTCCCCCGCGCCAATTTCTTGCCCCCTCCTCTTGACCTGTCTATAACTGTAGGGTTCACAGTGGAGATGGACGATGTTAACGGTAACCAAACTCGCCCGGCAATGCGGCATCAGCCGCACCGCCCTCCTTTACTACGAATCGATCGGTTTAATCCGCCGGCCCGCGCGCACGGGCGGCAATTACCGCTGTTACAGCCAGGCCGACGCGGAGCGGCTTCTCGAAATCCGCGCCTACCGCAAAGCCGGCCTCACACTCGACGACATACGCGCGATCTTTGCATCGCGCGGTCGCCAAACCGACGCGCGCAAGGTGCTCCAGCGGCGCCTGGTCGAACTCGACGCCGAAATCGGCTCCCTGCGCGCCCATCAGCAGGCAATCCTGCGACTGCTGGGCCACAAGGCCCTGGGAAAGGCTGAAATGATCACCAAGGAAAAATGGGTCTCCATCATGAAAGGCTGCGGCTTCACTGAGGACCAGATGAACGGCTGGCACGCCGAGTTCGAGCGCTCCGCCCCCGAAGAACATCAGGAGTTCCTCGAGTTCCTTCACATCCCCGAAGCCGAAATCAGAACCATCCGCCAGAAGAGCCGCACCGGATTCTGAACGCAAACGGAAAGGGCGCGGCTAGTCCGCGCCCCCTGCCGTTCACAGCTTCTGACCACCTGACAACCAGACCACCAGACCACCTGATGACCCATCACCGATCACTGATCACTGACCACTGATCACTCGCTTCACCCCTCGTCCGAGAAGATCGCCTCAATCGGCATCTCGAACAGCCGCGCCAGCCGGAACGCCAGCGTGAGACTCGGATCGAACTTCCCCGTCTCAATCGCGTTCACTGACTGCCGCGACACCTCCAGCCGCTGGGCCAGCTCGGCCTGCGACCAGTTCCTCTCCGCGCGCAGCACCTTGAGACGGTTTCTCATCGATACCTCATCCACACAAACGGTGTGGCGAGCCCGGTAAACACCCAGAACATGGGAAAGATCCACACCATGCTCAGGTGCGGTGCGTGGGCGAAGTCTTCCAGGTAGCCCCACACGGTCGTGGAGGCGAGAGTGAGCCCGATCCCCGCCAGCAGGGATTGCACCATCAATTCACGCTGGAAGTCGTCCTTCTCCTCTGACAGGTAGAGCCCGGTCACTACGAGCATGCCCATGATCGGGAACGCAGGCAGGGCTGCGACAAGGTAGGCCAGTGGGCCCGACAGATGGCCGAACCGGAATCCGACGCTCGCGCCTGTCGTGACCACCAGGCACAGCAGTGCACCCACAAATGTACGAACGACATAGGTTCGTTGGGCAGTATTGGAAAGCGTGCATGTCATATGAGCAAGTCTCCTTTGCATAATGACAAGCAAACTTTACTTTAATATGCAGCTGCTGTCAAGTCTTATTTACATCTTTTCGATTGTCTGCATTTTCCCGCGCGATGTGCCTTGGCATCACAGAGGTGAAGCTGCCTAAGTTCATTGGGCTATGGTTGGAAGGCATCGCCGTAGAGGACGATCAGGGAATAGGTGCTACGTATTGCTGAAAGTAGCGCAACGCTGCTTTTGAAGTGTCTTGGGGCATTCTGATCTTCACCTTGCGGACTTTCCCGTTGCCGGAAGTGTTCGCCGATGAGTATTGCAATGCGAACTGGTTGTGGATGGCCCAGGCGATCGCCTTGACGCCGATGGGGTTCTTCTTCCTGTCGTAGGCCGGAGCAACGATACCGCCGCTGAATTCCGTCAGTATCCGAAGGGCTCGAGCGCTGAACCGCAACTCAGAGCCGGAGTAGTCTCCAGGATGTCCACTAGCGGTGTTGATGGCGTAGATGATGGGGCTGGACGGATAGGAGATTCGAAACAGAAGTTGCTCAAAGTTCAGCATGGAAGCGTCGTCTTCGCCGTCGGAAATAAGCACAATCGCCCGCCGCTTGAACTTTGCATTCTTCGCGAAATAGGTCTCGGTGGCCACAAGCGCGTCGTAGACGGCCGACCCTCCGTGCGCCTTCAGATTGTCGAAGATCCCTGACTGAAAGGCTGATGCTGGAGAAAATGTGAGGTTGAGATTTGCCTGATCCGAGAAGGTCGCCAGCATGACTTCACTGCCCGAAGGCAGGCTTGTGACCAGATCCACAAGAGAATCTATGACCGGATCGTGACCTTTGCAGGTGGCGTTGGGCTCAATCTGCACAGGGCAGGCCGAGCCGGAGAGATCAATGAGAAGGGCTAGCGAGACCGGTGTGTCTGACCCGGAGAGAGACAGAATGGTTTGGGGCGTTCCATCCTCCAGGATTTGAAACGCTGTCCGGTCAGTTTGGGGCTGCGGCTGCTTTTGTTTGTCTAGGACCAGCACATTGAGGTCGGTGAGAGGCCACGGGTCGCTGGTGGCTGAGAGCGGCTTTGAGGCGGTGCCAGCATCCGAGCGAGGTGGTTTCTGCGCAAGCCCGATGAAAGTGCATAGGGAGATTGCGATGATCAGCAGGTGCGGAACTCGCATCTGGCCCTCCTGTTTTTTGGGGAAGGACTAGTATATAAGACAGAAATCGCGCCAATCGAAAGGGGTACCGGACCGTGCGTCATGCTTTAGGGGGATGTGAATTTTCGCGAATTCCTGGGCAATACTGCGACGGGCGCCCGCCTGCGCGAACGCGTGCTTACCCCAGGAGTCAAGTTTCGTTTGTAACCCCTAACCCCTAGCCCCCTTAGGCCGGTGACCGTCATCACATACTCCGACCCATGCAAGCGCTACTCTCCAATCGAGGGCTGCACTCCGTTCAGGGAGCGCGGCCCTTTTGAAGTATCAGACAGGGGTTACTAGAAAATTAGCTACCCCTCCCCCTGTTTTTGCTTCTCCATATATTCGCTTTTCAGGCGTGATTTTTGGATAACTAATTCAATTTACTTAACTTAATGGAATACTAAATTTCATAGGGACTTTCGCCCAAGTGTAGATAATCAAACAGACAATGTTACTTGATAGTAAATAGATTGCGGGCTGCCTTCAGCATTCGGCTTCCGCTTCTCTCACCGAGCCTCTGAAGTGAACTGCTTATTCACCTCGTGTCCTTTTATCTCGAACGCATTCTTCGGCACCGAATCGCTCGCTCCGGCGATATCCGTGACCCGGATATGCATCACCGCCGCGGCATCATGCGACACATCGATCCGCCGCGCCAAGTGCGCGTTCTGGTAGTTCACAAACTCCGAGCGTAGTGCTTCCATGCCCGCTCCATACGTCTTCACAAGATTCCCGTTCGTATCGAACCAGAACCCGCGCGCCTCTGGATCAAGCTTCCCCTCCGAGCTCTCGTACCCGCTCAGCACGCGGATAGTCTTTCGATCGCCCACCATCCCCGATTGCATCCGCCAGTCCGACTCCACAAACGAGTCCATCGCAGGAATCGGCTCCATCAGTCGAAACACCAGCAGCAGCAACTGCGCGTCCGGGCCGTCCACTTGCTCGTACAGCTTCGACCCGTTGCGCGCCCTCACCAGGTGGCTTGATCCAAACGTAGCCTCGCGCCGCCACTTGTCCGCCGCAACCCACAGATCTCCATAGTGTCCCGTGTCCACCGAGCCCGCGCTCGACCGCGCCTGAAACTCCGCCTTCAGCATGTACGGAAATCCCGCTCCACCAGAAGGGAAGTCGAGTTGCCGCCCGCGTTCGAAGTAGTTGCGCGCGCTCTCAAAGGCCTCCGTTCCTGTCGGCCGAGCGGTCTTGAACGCCAGCGTGATCCTCGACAGCACCTGCACCGCTACGCCATCAATCACGAAAGGCTTAAACCGCATCGCCGCAATCTGCTCGTGCGCCGCGCCGTTCATTGCCGGATTGTCCGAAACAATCGTCCCAATCTCGCGCACCTTGCCCGCCCTGTCGATACTCACTTCTGTAGTAAGCACGCCCTCCAGCGGCCCATCCTTCGGCATCGGCCACGATATGTTCTGAGCGACGAGGTTCTCTCGCGTCGTCAGCTCATTCATCAGAACCGTATTGATCGGCTCGTCGCCATCCGGTGCACTTGCGTCGAACCACCCGCCCTGCACCACGCTCAGGTCCTCGAGCAGGACGATCTTCGCGGTCACCTGCGGCGACCCCACATTCACCGTCCGCGCCACCGTCAGCTTGTGGAACTTCGCATAATCCTCGAACTCGCCACTCCAGCCGAACCCGCCAGCGCTAAGCAAAAGCCCGCTGTCGTCCCGGATCGAGACTCCCGCGCCCATCGTCTTCTGCACCTGCCCGTTGCTGCTCGCAATCGTCCAGGCCAGGTAAGTGCCGCCCGTCTCATGGCGGACCTCCGCTCCCCGGATCTGTGCCAGCAGATCATCCGACATGGGCACCGGCCGCACAATCGCGTCGGCCGTTTCCCGCAGCCACTCCGGAAAGTAGTCGCCTTCGTCCTTCTGCCAGATCTTCGACCCGTTCACGATCTGCACCTGGTGGAACTCCGGTGAGCGAACCTCCCGCCGCCACTGATCCGGCGACCTCCACCAGATCTCCACTTCACCCGTGCGCCCCGAATCCTTATCGCGTTCAGAACTCGGCGCAAGCGTCGCCTTCAGATGGAACGGCGGCGTGCCCCGCTGATCCAGGGTGCACTGCTCCACCGCCTTCAGAATCCTCTTGACGGTATCTTCAGCGCGGCCCTGAGGCGCGCACGCGAGCGTGCAGAGGAGAAGCAGAAAAGCCCAGCTTTTGCGCATGGAACCCACTCTACATCAGCGGGATCTATTTACGCCCGAGGCCAGACGTGCAAGCAAGTGATCCAGTATTCAGCAGTTCACCGGCCCACTTGATCACCTCACCACCTGACCAACTAGACTCGTAGAGTGAGCTTCCGCGAATTCCTGGGCAACACGGAGACGGTTAGCCGCCTGCGCGAGGGTGTGCGCATGGGGCGGATTCCGCAGGCCATGATCCTGGCTGGTCCTCGCGGAGCAGGGAAGTACACGCTGGCCTTGATGCTTGCCCAGGCGGTCAACTGCCTGCAACCCACTGAATCCGACGGCCTGCCCGACTTCTGCGGACGCTGCGAGAACTGCACCCGCATCGCCGCCGCCCGTGACCTCGAAGAGCGCGTCGCCGAAGCCATCGCTGCGCGCGAAGATATGCGCGACGCCGACAAGCGCGAAACCCGCATCATGATCCAGACGCACCCCGACATTCTCGTGGTGCCCCCTGATCCGCCGCAGCTCATGATCAAGCTCGGCCAGGTGCGCGACGTCATTCACGCCGCCTACTTCCGTCCGCCCGTCGAAGCCAAACGCTCGTTCACCATCTTCACCTGCTCGGCGTTCATGAAAGAGGCGGCCAATAGCTTGCTCAAAGTCCTGGAGGAGCCGCCCGCGCACACCTCCCTTATCCTCCTCGCCGAAAACCCTCAGGAACTGCTGCCCACTATCCGCTCCCGCGCCATCCTGCACCGCATCGGTGCAATCCCCGCTGCTGACATCGAAAGCCTGCTCAACGAGCGCCGCCCGGACCTCAAGCCCAGCGACCGCAAGCTCGTCGCTCGCCTCGCTGAGGGTGCCGTGGGCCGCGCTCTCAAGCTCGACCTCGCCGCCTACCTCGCCAGCCGCCAGGACGCTCTCATCATCCTCCGAACCGCACTCCGCGATCCCGACTACTCTGCCCTCTTCCGCGCCACGGAGACCTACCGCGCTGGCGCGGACGGCCAGGAGAAGACCGTCAACCTGCTCCGTGCCCTGGGAGCGCTCGTCGAGGACCTGCTGCTGGTCGTTGCCGGCACGCCGCAATTCATGCGCAACATCGACATGGCCGCCGAA from the Occallatibacter riparius genome contains:
- a CDS encoding putative signal transducing protein, giving the protein MTPSPEELAAQYAQMSETELMELAHSYDGLLETAQAALRAEFARRGLEPPLVQDPEEPEFRHLVTVRRYRDLTEAMVGRSLLESAGISAWIADEHIVRMNWFLSNSVGGMRLQVDEQDEAAALEILDQEVPATITYGEEETYVQPTCPKCGSAEITLGGGTESGRSLVALYVLSVPVPPREAAWHCEACGAEWVDAEDNEPTGA
- a CDS encoding MerR family transcriptional regulator codes for the protein MLTVTKLARQCGISRTALLYYESIGLIRRPARTGGNYRCYSQADAERLLEIRAYRKAGLTLDDIRAIFASRGRQTDARKVLQRRLVELDAEIGSLRAHQQAILRLLGHKALGKAEMITKEKWVSIMKGCGFTEDQMNGWHAEFERSAPEEHQEFLEFLHIPEAEIRTIRQKSRTGF
- a CDS encoding helix-turn-helix transcriptional regulator produces the protein MRNRLKVLRAERNWSQAELAQRLEVSRQSVNAIETGKFDPSLTLAFRLARLFEMPIEAIFSDEG
- a CDS encoding VWA domain-containing protein, with amino-acid sequence MRVPHLLIIAISLCTFIGLAQKPPRSDAGTASKPLSATSDPWPLTDLNVLVLDKQKQPQPQTDRTAFQILEDGTPQTILSLSGSDTPVSLALLIDLSGSACPVQIEPNATCKGHDPVIDSLVDLVTSLPSGSEVMLATFSDQANLNLTFSPASAFQSGIFDNLKAHGGSAVYDALVATETYFAKNAKFKRRAIVLISDGEDDASMLNFEQLLFRISYPSSPIIYAINTASGHPGDYSGSELRFSARALRILTEFSGGIVAPAYDRKKNPIGVKAIAWAIHNQFALQYSSANTSGNGKVRKVKIRMPQDTSKAALRYFQQYVAPIP
- a CDS encoding energy transducer TonB; protein product: MRKSWAFLLLLCTLACAPQGRAEDTVKRILKAVEQCTLDQRGTPPFHLKATLAPSSERDKDSGRTGEVEIWWRSPDQWRREVRSPEFHQVQIVNGSKIWQKDEGDYFPEWLRETADAIVRPVPMSDDLLAQIRGAEVRHETGGTYLAWTIASSNGQVQKTMGAGVSIRDDSGLLLSAGGFGWSGEFEDYAKFHKLTVARTVNVGSPQVTAKIVLLEDLSVVQGGWFDASAPDGDEPINTVLMNELTTRENLVAQNISWPMPKDGPLEGVLTTEVSIDRAGKVREIGTIVSDNPAMNGAAHEQIAAMRFKPFVIDGVAVQVLSRITLAFKTARPTGTEAFESARNYFERGRQLDFPSGGAGFPYMLKAEFQARSSAGSVDTGHYGDLWVAADKWRREATFGSSHLVRARNGSKLYEQVDGPDAQLLLLVFRLMEPIPAMDSFVESDWRMQSGMVGDRKTIRVLSGYESSEGKLDPEARGFWFDTNGNLVKTYGAGMEALRSEFVNYQNAHLARRIDVSHDAAAVMHIRVTDIAGASDSVPKNAFEIKGHEVNKQFTSEAR
- a CDS encoding DNA polymerase III subunit, which encodes MSFREFLGNTETVSRLREGVRMGRIPQAMILAGPRGAGKYTLALMLAQAVNCLQPTESDGLPDFCGRCENCTRIAAARDLEERVAEAIAAREDMRDADKRETRIMIQTHPDILVVPPDPPQLMIKLGQVRDVIHAAYFRPPVEAKRSFTIFTCSAFMKEAANSLLKVLEEPPAHTSLILLAENPQELLPTIRSRAILHRIGAIPAADIESLLNERRPDLKPSDRKLVARLAEGAVGRALKLDLAAYLASRQDALIILRTALRDPDYSALFRATETYRAGADGQEKTVNLLRALGALVEDLLLVVAGTPQFMRNIDMAAELERLAAGLTIDWIDGAARAIGQVESGMRRNLLRSLSLDAMAVNLEASR